The Leadbettera azotonutricia ZAS-9 genome has a window encoding:
- the thiD gene encoding bifunctional hydroxymethylpyrimidine kinase/phosphomethylpyrimidine kinase has product MIKIATIAGSDASGGAGLEADLKTFEEYGLYGMAAVTVIATMNPDKGWSHQVYPIAEDALRSQLETVFKGVGAAAAKSGMLGTFHAVALTQEYISSFKIKNYVLDPVMVCKGAGEALNPELNAAVAEKLLPLAEVVTPNLFEAEQLSGLKEIVTIDQMKEAAKIIHNKGARHVFIKGGAKLPNQSKAIDLLYDGKNFELLEGELIKTSWNHGAGCTTSAAIASGLARGLSAHDATALAKKFITTSLKNSFALNQWVGPGNPSAWRAGKLFE; this is encoded by the coding sequence ATGATCAAAATTGCAACAATCGCTGGTTCCGATGCCTCGGGAGGCGCAGGTCTTGAGGCTGACCTCAAGACCTTTGAGGAATACGGTCTCTACGGCATGGCAGCCGTAACCGTAATCGCCACCATGAACCCCGACAAGGGCTGGTCCCACCAGGTCTACCCCATAGCCGAAGATGCCCTCCGCTCCCAGCTCGAGACGGTCTTCAAAGGTGTTGGCGCCGCTGCCGCCAAGTCCGGCATGCTCGGTACCTTCCACGCCGTTGCCCTCACCCAGGAATACATCAGCTCCTTCAAGATAAAAAACTACGTCCTGGACCCCGTGATGGTCTGCAAAGGCGCAGGCGAGGCCCTCAACCCCGAACTCAACGCCGCAGTAGCTGAAAAACTCCTCCCCCTGGCCGAAGTCGTCACCCCCAATCTCTTTGAAGCCGAACAACTCTCGGGCCTCAAAGAAATCGTCACCATTGACCAAATGAAGGAAGCCGCAAAAATCATCCATAATAAAGGCGCCCGCCACGTCTTCATCAAAGGCGGCGCCAAACTCCCCAACCAGTCCAAAGCCATAGACCTCCTCTACGACGGCAAGAATTTTGAACTCCTCGAAGGCGAACTCATCAAAACATCCTGGAACCACGGCGCCGGCTGCACCACCTCCGCCGCCATAGCCTCAGGCCTGGCCCGAGGTCTTTCCGCTCACGATGCAACAGCCCTTGCCAAAAAGTTCATCACTACCAGTCTGAAAAACTCCTTCGCCCTCAACCAATGGGTCGGCCCTGGAAACCCCTCAGCCTGGAGGGCCGGAAAGCTTTTTGAGTAA
- the rlmB gene encoding 23S rRNA (guanosine(2251)-2'-O)-methyltransferase RlmB: MDMIYLSGFHAIEERIKSGRACGPLLVAKAGPRARELSDLAAEKKIRIDRVGTADLDRLAPDHRGVVLEVDEPSAGADITLEEFLAGLGDRKEALAVVLDEITDPHNYGAILRSCDQFGVDIVITRNRRIAKHAEVISKTSAGASAWVPSAETANLPRAVEDLKQAGFWIYGADMGGESSWDKDLKGRTALIFGGEGTGISRLLRENCDALISIPSLGRIDSLNVSVAAGILLYEVTRQKKKKK; the protein is encoded by the coding sequence ATGGACATGATATATCTTTCAGGCTTTCACGCCATTGAAGAGCGCATAAAATCGGGTAGGGCGTGCGGCCCCCTCCTAGTGGCCAAAGCAGGCCCCCGGGCCCGGGAACTTTCAGATCTGGCAGCAGAGAAGAAGATACGCATAGACCGCGTAGGTACTGCCGATCTTGACCGTCTGGCCCCGGATCACCGAGGCGTCGTGCTTGAAGTGGACGAACCCAGCGCGGGGGCGGACATCACCCTCGAAGAATTCCTTGCCGGCCTTGGAGACCGTAAAGAAGCCCTTGCGGTAGTGCTGGACGAAATCACAGACCCCCACAATTACGGTGCCATACTCCGCTCCTGCGATCAGTTCGGCGTGGATATCGTCATTACCCGCAACAGGCGCATCGCCAAACATGCCGAGGTAATTTCCAAAACCTCAGCCGGCGCCTCGGCCTGGGTTCCTTCGGCAGAAACCGCCAACCTTCCCCGTGCGGTAGAGGACTTAAAGCAGGCAGGCTTCTGGATCTACGGCGCCGACATGGGGGGCGAATCTTCCTGGGATAAAGACCTCAAGGGCCGCACCGCCCTGATTTTTGGCGGCGAAGGAACAGGTATCTCCCGTCTTCTCAGGGAAAACTGCGACGCCTTGATTTCCATTCCCTCCCTGGGCCGCATCGATTCGCTTAACGTTTCAGTGGCAGCAGGAATACTGCTTTACGAAGTAACCCGCCAAAAGAAGAAAAAAAAGTGA
- a CDS encoding integrase catalytic domain-containing protein, which produces MGLTMKEKQALAREISKRYRKAGKKGKTAILDEFVQNTGYNRKYALHLLANWGRTELVRLAGRVVKLKADAFKKRKAGGGRKPVYQAATIKALKLIWEFFDYMCGKRLSPFLREQMPFLNPCKEFGITKEVKAQLLAISPATIDRKLKPERKKLELKGRSATRPGGLLKHQIPIRVFYAWDERKPGFFELDTVVHDGGNASGEFCCTLNATDVYSGWVELRALLNKAHRWVKEEVSLFPSQFPFPLLGIDSDNGGEFINYQLKAWCDEHRVQFTRSRSYHKNDNCFVEQKNDMTVRRTVGYYRYDTLQARDALAEVYRHLCPLLNYFYPSEKIIAKERIGARVKKVYDKPKSPYRRLLESPDLPDTFKDELRRRAARLNPVKQKRLVNHALMALFELQSQKSLAASALEDV; this is translated from the coding sequence ATGGGGTTAACGATGAAAGAGAAACAGGCGCTTGCCAGAGAAATCAGCAAGCGGTATCGCAAAGCCGGGAAAAAGGGCAAGACCGCTATCCTGGACGAGTTTGTCCAGAACACAGGGTACAACCGGAAATACGCCCTGCACCTTTTGGCGAATTGGGGGAGAACGGAACTGGTCAGACTGGCCGGAAGGGTTGTTAAGCTCAAGGCCGATGCGTTTAAAAAACGAAAAGCAGGGGGAGGGCGGAAGCCGGTCTACCAGGCGGCAACGATAAAAGCCCTCAAACTGATTTGGGAGTTCTTTGATTACATGTGCGGGAAAAGGCTTTCCCCCTTCCTCCGGGAACAGATGCCTTTCCTCAATCCCTGCAAGGAGTTTGGCATCACCAAGGAGGTAAAGGCGCAGCTGCTTGCCATAAGCCCCGCCACCATCGACCGGAAGCTCAAGCCTGAACGGAAGAAGCTGGAATTAAAAGGACGGAGCGCCACACGGCCCGGCGGCCTCCTCAAGCACCAGATCCCCATCCGTGTCTTTTATGCCTGGGATGAGAGGAAACCGGGCTTTTTTGAGCTGGATACGGTGGTTCATGACGGCGGAAACGCCTCAGGCGAGTTCTGCTGTACCCTCAATGCCACCGATGTCTATTCAGGCTGGGTGGAGCTCCGCGCCCTCCTCAACAAGGCCCATCGCTGGGTTAAAGAGGAGGTGTCTCTCTTCCCCTCCCAGTTTCCCTTCCCCCTTTTGGGCATCGACAGCGATAACGGCGGGGAGTTCATTAATTACCAGCTCAAGGCATGGTGTGACGAACACCGCGTCCAGTTCACCCGCAGCCGTTCCTACCACAAGAACGACAACTGCTTCGTGGAGCAGAAAAACGACATGACCGTCCGCAGGACCGTGGGGTACTATCGCTATGACACCCTCCAGGCCAGAGACGCCCTGGCCGAGGTCTACCGCCATCTCTGTCCCCTGCTCAACTATTTTTACCCTTCAGAAAAAATAATCGCCAAGGAGCGGATAGGGGCCAGGGTCAAGAAGGTGTACGACAAACCCAAGTCGCCCTACAGGCGCCTCTTGGAATCCCCTGACCTTCCTGATACATTCAAGGACGAGCTTCGACGCAGGGCTGCCCGTCTCAATCCGGTCAAACAGAAACGCCTGGTCAACCATGCACTGATGGCTCTCTTCGAGCTTCAGAGCCAGAAGTCCCTTGCTGCTTCGGCTCTTGAAGATGTTTAG
- a CDS encoding aminoglycoside 6-adenylyltransferase, which translates to MRSEREMMALILGVAQKDERIRAVWMNGSRTNTNAPKDDFQDYDIVYLVTERESFIRDPSWIDVFGKRVILQTPEDMSLFPSEYPDTYAYLMQFEDRNRIDLTLVPLEFLEPNVKGDRLTVILLDKDNRIDPIPPPSDEDYHVKKPSAAFYDDCCNEFWWVSTYVVKGLYRHEFLYAASHLNSWVREQLLQMLSWQVGIETGFSLSVGKSYKYLSKHLPEETWKRLRSTFKMDTEENIRTAFNETLQLFRESSKLVGKHLGFAYPDYDEKVTAYIEGLKSR; encoded by the coding sequence ATGCGCAGCGAAAGAGAAATGATGGCCCTCATCCTCGGGGTTGCCCAAAAGGATGAGCGCATACGGGCAGTGTGGATGAATGGTTCGCGCACCAACACCAATGCTCCCAAAGATGATTTTCAGGATTACGATATTGTATACCTGGTAACAGAAAGGGAATCATTCATACGCGATCCGTCCTGGATAGATGTCTTTGGCAAACGGGTCATTCTGCAAACCCCCGAAGATATGTCCCTCTTTCCATCCGAATATCCCGATACCTACGCATACCTCATGCAGTTTGAAGACAGGAACCGCATAGACCTTACCCTGGTTCCCCTGGAATTTTTGGAACCCAATGTTAAGGGCGATAGATTGACAGTAATACTGTTGGACAAAGATAATCGTATTGATCCTATTCCTCCTCCGTCTGATGAAGACTACCATGTCAAAAAACCCTCAGCCGCTTTTTATGATGATTGCTGCAATGAATTCTGGTGGGTCTCGACCTATGTAGTTAAGGGTCTTTACCGGCATGAGTTCCTCTATGCGGCGAGTCATCTGAACAGCTGGGTAAGGGAACAGCTTCTGCAAATGCTCTCCTGGCAGGTTGGAATAGAAACCGGTTTTTCACTCAGCGTCGGGAAAAGTTATAAATACCTCAGCAAACATCTTCCCGAAGAAACCTGGAAGCGCCTGAGGTCAACTTTTAAGATGGATACTGAAGAGAATATACGGACCGCCTTTAACGAGACTTTGCAACTTTTCCGGGAATCCTCAAAACTGGTAGGAAAACACTTAGGCTTTGCTTATCCCGATTACGACGAAAAGGTTACTGCCTATATTGAAGGACTCAAATCCAGGTAG